In the Candidatus Electrothrix sp. GW3-4 genome, one interval contains:
- the secY gene encoding preprotein translocase subunit SecY produces the protein MSGLASAANIPELRKRVIFTLLMLLVYRMGVQIPTPGINGEALAAFFEQYSGTLFGMFNMFSGGALENFSVFALGIMPYISASIIIQLLTVVIPQLEQLNKEGEAGRRKITQYTRYGTVGLALIQGFFIASGLEAMSAPSGVPIVLVGGLQFKLMTVLTLTAGTSFIMWLGEQMTERGIGNGISLIIYAGIIARMPAAIGKSIQMVSSGDIPIIIVPVMLAMMFGVIAVIVFFETAQRRIPIQYAKRVVGRKVYGGQASHLPLKINISGVIPPIFASSIMMFPATIGSFIQIDWVQKASASLNPGTIYYYILYVAMIVFFCFFYTAVTFNPDEVAENLKKNGGFVPGIRPGKKSAEFIDKVLTRITVVGALYLAIVCVLPTILVSNFNVPFYFGGTALLIVVGVAIDTISKIESHLVMRNYEGFMKAGKIKGRR, from the coding sequence ATGAGCGGTCTTGCCAGTGCAGCAAATATACCTGAGCTCCGTAAAAGAGTGATTTTCACTCTTTTAATGCTGTTGGTATATCGTATGGGCGTTCAGATACCGACACCCGGTATTAATGGAGAGGCTCTTGCGGCTTTTTTTGAGCAGTATTCTGGTACCCTGTTTGGCATGTTTAACATGTTTTCCGGTGGTGCTTTGGAAAACTTTTCCGTTTTTGCTCTGGGCATTATGCCCTATATCTCAGCCTCAATTATTATTCAGCTTCTGACGGTGGTTATCCCACAGTTAGAGCAGTTGAATAAAGAGGGTGAGGCAGGGCGTCGCAAGATTACCCAGTATACACGCTACGGCACAGTAGGACTTGCCCTGATTCAGGGTTTTTTTATTGCCTCTGGTCTCGAGGCAATGTCTGCTCCTTCCGGCGTACCTATTGTCTTGGTGGGAGGTCTTCAGTTTAAACTGATGACGGTCCTGACCCTGACAGCTGGCACTTCTTTTATTATGTGGCTCGGTGAGCAGATGACTGAGCGGGGTATTGGCAACGGTATCTCTCTCATTATCTATGCAGGTATTATTGCCCGCATGCCAGCTGCTATTGGAAAATCCATCCAGATGGTCAGCTCCGGTGATATTCCGATTATCATAGTGCCGGTTATGCTTGCTATGATGTTTGGAGTTATTGCTGTGATTGTCTTCTTTGAAACGGCCCAGCGCAGAATTCCCATTCAGTATGCAAAACGGGTTGTGGGAAGAAAGGTCTATGGTGGGCAGGCCTCTCATTTGCCCCTGAAAATTAATATTTCAGGTGTGATACCGCCTATCTTTGCCTCCTCTATCATGATGTTTCCGGCAACGATCGGTTCTTTTATTCAGATAGACTGGGTGCAGAAGGCGTCAGCATCGCTGAATCCAGGTACGATCTATTATTATATTCTTTATGTAGCAATGATCGTGTTCTTCTGCTTCTTCTATACAGCGGTAACCTTTAATCCTGATGAAGTTGCAGAGAATCTGAAGAAGAACGGGGGCTTTGTTCCCGGTATCAGGCCAGGGAAGAAATCAGCTGAGTTTATTGATAAGGTACTTACCCGAATAACTGTTGTCGGTGCTCTTTACTTAGCAATTGTCTGTGTGCTTCCGACTATTTTAGTGAGCAATTTCAACGTACCTTTCTATTTTGGCGGAACGGCACTTTTGATCGTTGTTGGTGTGGCTATCGATACTATCTCTAAAATTGAATCCCATTTGGTTATGCGAAATTATGAGGGATTTATGAAGGCCGGTAAGATTAAAGGCAGGCGCTGA
- the map gene encoding type I methionyl aminopeptidase: MAADNEKSIIVKTSAEIEVMRQANGIVAGVLEMLQKEMRPGLTTRQMDRWAHEYCRDCGAEPAFLGYRGYPASLCVSINEQIVHGIPSKKVKVHEGDIVSVDFGVIYNGFYGDSAITIPVGKLTARKDRLLQITQEALERGIKQVQVGKRISDVSAAIQNHAENNGFSVVRQFVGHGIGASLHEAPEVPNYLQAAQPSPRIVEGMVLAIEPMVNVGTAKVKVLKDGWTVITADKKPSAHFEHSVAATAEGPLVLSRRKEEL, encoded by the coding sequence GTGGCAGCTGATAACGAGAAAAGCATCATCGTCAAGACTTCTGCTGAGATTGAGGTCATGCGTCAGGCAAATGGTATCGTCGCTGGCGTCTTGGAGATGTTGCAAAAGGAAATGCGCCCAGGCCTGACGACCCGTCAGATGGACCGTTGGGCGCATGAGTATTGTCGGGACTGCGGTGCAGAACCTGCTTTTCTTGGTTATAGAGGGTACCCGGCGAGTCTCTGCGTTTCCATTAATGAACAGATTGTCCACGGTATTCCTTCCAAAAAAGTGAAGGTGCATGAGGGAGATATTGTTTCTGTTGATTTTGGTGTGATCTATAATGGTTTTTATGGGGATTCAGCCATAACTATACCTGTGGGGAAACTGACAGCTCGCAAGGACCGCCTGCTTCAGATAACTCAGGAAGCCCTGGAGCGGGGAATAAAGCAGGTGCAGGTTGGAAAGAGAATTTCCGATGTTTCTGCAGCTATTCAAAACCATGCAGAGAACAACGGTTTTTCCGTAGTCCGTCAATTTGTCGGACATGGAATAGGGGCCAGTCTTCATGAGGCCCCTGAAGTCCCTAATTACCTCCAGGCGGCCCAGCCTTCCCCAAGGATTGTTGAAGGAATGGTTCTTGCTATTGAGCCTATGGTCAATGTAGGCACTGCCAAGGTCAAGGTCTTGAAGGATGGCTGGACAGTGATTACAGCGGATAAAAAGCCGTCTGCCCATTTTGAGCACTCTGTTGCTGCTACAGCAGAAGGCCCCCTTGTTTTGAGTAGAAGAAAAGAAGAACTGTAA
- the infA gene encoding translation initiation factor IF-1: MAKEEAIEVEGTIIEPLPNAMFRVELDNGHKVLAHISGKMRMHYIKILPGDRVTVELSPYDLTRGRVTFRSKGGGKGKR; encoded by the coding sequence ATGGCCAAAGAAGAAGCCATTGAAGTTGAAGGAACTATAATTGAGCCTTTACCCAACGCGATGTTTCGTGTTGAACTTGATAACGGGCATAAGGTTCTGGCGCATATTTCCGGGAAGATGCGCATGCATTATATTAAAATTCTGCCGGGTGATAGAGTGACTGTGGAGTTGTCACCCTATGATCTGACAAGAGGGCGTGTCACTTTCCGCTCAAAAGGCGGCGGGAAAGGGAAGCGCTGA
- the rpmJ gene encoding 50S ribosomal protein L36 → MKVRASVKKMCSDCKILKRKGVVRVNCKNSKHKQRQG, encoded by the coding sequence ATGAAAGTACGAGCATCTGTTAAGAAAATGTGCAGCGACTGTAAGATCCTTAAACGAAAGGGTGTGGTTCGGGTAAACTGCAAAAATTCAAAGCATAAGCAGCGTCAGGGTTAA
- the rpsM gene encoding 30S ribosomal protein S13: protein MARLSGVDLPRNKHMDRALTYIYGIGLTTARAILDKADLPYQMNSDDLSGDDVTRIRKIIEADYVVEGDRRREVAMDIKRHIDLGTYRGRRHRMSLPCRGQRTKTNARTRKGPKRGAAVRKK from the coding sequence TTGGCACGATTATCAGGTGTAGATTTACCGCGCAATAAGCATATGGACAGGGCGCTTACCTATATTTACGGTATAGGCCTCACGACTGCTCGCGCTATTTTGGATAAGGCCGATCTTCCGTATCAGATGAATTCTGATGATCTGAGCGGCGATGACGTGACACGTATCCGGAAGATCATTGAAGCCGACTATGTCGTTGAAGGTGATCGTCGACGTGAAGTGGCGATGGATATCAAACGCCATATTGATCTCGGTACCTACCGGGGGCGCCGTCATCGTATGAGTCTTCCCTGTCGTGGGCAACGGACAAAGACCAATGCCAGGACCCGGAAAGGGCCCAAGCGCGGCGCAGCAGTACGTAAGAAATAA
- the rpsK gene encoding 30S ribosomal protein S11: protein MAKGKKGAVRTKRREKKNVPEGIIFIYSTFNNTVITISDKLGNVVSWSSAGVIGFKGSRKSTPFAAQNALSDAVAKAKENGLRRVEIRVKGPGPGREAALRALTGTDLEVSKIVDVTPIPHNGCKPPKRRRV from the coding sequence ATGGCGAAAGGGAAAAAAGGCGCAGTGCGAACAAAGCGTCGTGAAAAGAAAAATGTTCCTGAGGGAATTATTTTTATTTATTCAACGTTTAATAACACAGTAATAACCATTTCGGACAAGCTGGGTAATGTTGTCTCCTGGTCCAGTGCTGGTGTTATAGGCTTTAAGGGGTCTCGGAAGTCTACCCCCTTTGCAGCCCAGAACGCGTTGAGTGATGCGGTGGCGAAAGCAAAAGAAAACGGTCTGCGCAGAGTTGAGATTCGTGTGAAAGGACCAGGGCCTGGCCGTGAGGCTGCCCTGCGTGCTTTGACCGGAACTGACCTGGAAGTGTCAAAGATCGTTGACGTGACACCGATACCGCATAACGGCTGTAAGCCCCCTAAACGTAGGCGGGTTTGA
- the rpsD gene encoding 30S ribosomal protein S4: MARYTGASCRTCRRENLKLFLKGERCYSDKCSFERRAYAPGQHGQNRFRKVSDYALQLREKQKVKHMYGMLEKQFRRYFYLADHAKGVTGLNLLSMLERRLDNVIYRLGFAGSRDQARQFVRHNHFLINGKKVNIPSLQVKPGDVISLKEKSRKNAFVTESLEAVARRGVPSWLELDKGNFQGTVKAMPNREEITMPINEQLIVELYSK, translated from the coding sequence GTGGCCAGATATACAGGAGCTTCCTGCCGGACGTGCAGACGGGAAAATCTTAAATTGTTTTTGAAAGGCGAGAGATGTTACTCGGATAAGTGCTCATTTGAGCGGCGCGCCTATGCGCCCGGACAGCACGGGCAGAATCGTTTTCGCAAGGTCTCCGACTATGCATTGCAGCTGCGTGAGAAGCAGAAGGTGAAGCATATGTATGGAATGCTTGAGAAGCAGTTCCGTCGTTATTTCTATCTGGCAGACCATGCCAAGGGTGTTACTGGTCTGAATCTTCTGTCAATGTTAGAGCGCCGTCTCGATAATGTTATTTATCGTTTAGGATTCGCTGGTTCCAGAGATCAGGCACGCCAATTTGTTCGCCATAATCATTTTTTGATCAACGGCAAAAAGGTAAATATTCCCTCCTTGCAGGTGAAACCAGGTGATGTTATTAGCCTGAAGGAAAAAAGCCGCAAGAACGCTTTTGTCACAGAAAGTCTTGAGGCCGTTGCTCGCCGTGGTGTGCCCAGCTGGTTGGAGCTGGATAAAGGGAACTTTCAGGGGACAGTGAAGGCTATGCCTAATCGGGAAGAGATCACCATGCCGATTAATGAACAGCTTATAGTCGAGCTGTACTCCAAGTAA
- a CDS encoding DNA-directed RNA polymerase subunit alpha, giving the protein MEQEIRDDNPFYKNWHDLVAPERLEVTRDSHTERYGKFICQPLERGFAATIGNSLRRILLSSIRGAAITSVRIEGADHEFTTIDGVHEDVADIILNLKQVQLKLNSPETRTVIIEKSETGVVTAGDIDGGEKVEVMNPEQPICTVTGENTTFRAELEVQWGKGYVPAEWNKKESRPIGVIPIDAAFSPVRRIQYVVSQARVGQRTDYDRLTIEIETDGSVFPENALAYAAKILKEQMTIFINFNEQEAVAPERADGDGDGQDFPDFLDKNVEDLELSVRSANCLKNANIQYIGQLVQKTDAEMLKTKNFGRKSLNEIKALLSQHDLTLNMSHEGWVPPCEREDADSEG; this is encoded by the coding sequence ATGGAACAGGAAATTCGGGATGATAATCCCTTTTACAAGAACTGGCATGACCTTGTTGCCCCGGAACGTCTGGAGGTTACCAGGGATAGCCATACAGAGAGGTATGGCAAGTTTATCTGCCAGCCCTTAGAACGCGGCTTTGCAGCGACCATAGGGAATTCTTTACGCAGGATTCTCCTCTCCTCTATCAGAGGTGCTGCAATTACATCCGTCCGGATTGAGGGAGCTGATCATGAGTTTACCACAATTGACGGAGTGCATGAAGACGTCGCTGATATTATTCTGAACCTGAAACAGGTTCAGTTGAAACTCAACTCTCCTGAGACACGAACGGTCATTATTGAGAAAAGTGAGACAGGAGTGGTGACCGCCGGTGATATTGACGGTGGAGAAAAGGTTGAGGTGATGAATCCAGAGCAGCCGATCTGTACGGTGACTGGAGAAAATACCACCTTTCGTGCCGAGCTTGAGGTCCAGTGGGGCAAGGGCTATGTACCTGCCGAGTGGAATAAAAAGGAAAGTCGCCCTATTGGTGTGATTCCTATTGATGCAGCTTTTTCACCGGTACGCCGTATTCAGTATGTGGTGAGCCAGGCTCGTGTTGGCCAACGGACAGACTATGACCGCCTCACAATAGAGATTGAGACAGATGGCTCTGTTTTTCCTGAGAATGCCCTTGCCTATGCGGCCAAGATTCTCAAAGAGCAGATGACGATCTTTATCAATTTTAATGAGCAGGAGGCAGTTGCTCCTGAACGAGCGGATGGAGATGGTGATGGGCAGGATTTTCCTGATTTCCTTGATAAGAATGTTGAGGATCTTGAACTCTCTGTCCGTTCTGCAAATTGTCTGAAGAACGCCAATATACAGTATATCGGTCAATTGGTACAAAAAACCGACGCTGAAATGCTGAAAACGAAAAACTTTGGTCGTAAATCACTGAATGAGATTAAAGCGCTCCTCTCCCAGCATGACCTGACCCTTAATATGTCCCACGAGGGCTGGGTTCCGCCCTGTGAACGAGAGGACGCTGACAGCGAAGGCTAA
- the rplQ gene encoding 50S ribosomal protein L17, with translation MRHKKAGRKLNRSASHRSAMMRNIVTSLLEHERISTTVPKAKEARRVAEKMITLGKRGDLHARRQAMTYIRSKDIVAKLFEKLSEQYADRQGGYTRIIRTGVRSGDAAPMAIIELVGYEEAAVQEAE, from the coding sequence ATGAGACATAAAAAAGCCGGTAGAAAACTGAACAGGAGCGCCTCACATCGTTCAGCAATGATGCGGAATATCGTCACCTCACTGCTTGAGCATGAGCGGATTTCCACGACAGTGCCCAAGGCCAAAGAGGCCCGTCGCGTCGCGGAAAAGATGATCACCTTGGGAAAACGTGGTGATCTGCACGCTCGTCGGCAGGCAATGACCTATATCCGTTCAAAGGATATTGTGGCAAAACTCTTTGAAAAACTCAGTGAGCAGTATGCTGACCGTCAGGGTGGCTACACCCGCATTATTCGTACCGGAGTTCGCTCTGGCGATGCCGCACCTATGGCCATCATTGAGCTGGTGGGCTATGAGGAAGCTGCTGTACAGGAAGCAGAGTAA
- a CDS encoding YkgJ family cysteine cluster protein has protein sequence MTSEKSTVTGPEIQTIPLQNDKASFQFRCHPGVSCYLNCCHKLELRLYPYDILCLKNKLGCSAGEFLERYTRLGAGAHPYFPAVMLNMVESDEAPCPFLTDKGCSVYADRPSACRTYPLERGVEKAGPNAPLKSHYSVVHHSYCKGHEEENTYTVRQWKREQRLDSFNLMNDLWAEVDAFLASDPWMGEGHAGPRQQLAFMVCYNIDAFRAYCNENQLTRRLKVNRELRRRIERDDAELLKFGFDWLRQVLKT, from the coding sequence ATGACCAGTGAAAAAAGCACAGTAACAGGGCCTGAAATTCAGACTATCCCCTTGCAAAACGACAAGGCATCATTTCAGTTTCGTTGCCATCCTGGCGTGAGCTGCTATCTCAATTGCTGTCATAAGCTAGAGTTGCGTCTCTATCCTTATGATATTCTTTGCCTGAAGAACAAGCTTGGCTGTAGCGCCGGTGAGTTCTTAGAGCGCTATACCCGCCTGGGAGCTGGTGCGCATCCCTATTTTCCGGCAGTCATGCTCAACATGGTGGAGAGCGATGAGGCACCCTGTCCTTTTCTCACCGACAAGGGGTGTTCGGTTTATGCGGATCGTCCTTCTGCCTGCCGAACCTATCCCTTAGAACGAGGGGTTGAAAAAGCCGGGCCAAATGCACCATTGAAAAGCCATTATTCGGTTGTCCATCACTCCTATTGCAAGGGCCATGAAGAGGAGAATACGTATACGGTTCGCCAATGGAAACGTGAGCAGCGGTTGGATTCCTTTAATCTGATGAACGATCTCTGGGCAGAGGTTGATGCCTTTCTTGCCAGCGACCCCTGGATGGGAGAGGGGCATGCAGGCCCACGCCAGCAATTGGCCTTTATGGTCTGCTATAATATTGATGCCTTTCGGGCCTACTGCAATGAGAATCAGCTGACCAGGCGCTTGAAGGTGAATCGCGAGCTGCGGAGGCGTATAGAACGGGATGATGCGGAGTTATTGAAATTCGGCTTTGACTGGTTACGGCAGGTTCTGAAAACATGA
- a CDS encoding YdbL family protein: MKNTITLLLFCLFTLLLCQPVFALDLQAAKAQGLVGETPTGYLDVVKASPDAQQLIKDINAKRKAHYQQIAKKNKTPLSAVEKLAGQKAMEKTPAGQYVKVGGKWQKK; this comes from the coding sequence ATGAAAAACACAATCACGCTGTTGCTTTTCTGCCTTTTCACCCTGCTGCTCTGTCAGCCGGTTTTTGCCTTGGATCTCCAGGCCGCCAAGGCCCAAGGGCTTGTCGGTGAAACCCCTACCGGCTACCTGGATGTTGTCAAAGCCAGCCCAGATGCTCAGCAACTAATCAAGGATATCAATGCGAAGCGTAAAGCGCATTATCAGCAGATTGCGAAGAAGAACAAAACGCCTCTCAGTGCCGTAGAGAAATTAGCTGGTCAGAAGGCAATGGAAAAAACTCCGGCTGGGCAGTATGTCAAGGTCGGGGGGAAGTGGCAAAAGAAATAG
- a CDS encoding YnbE family lipoprotein, translated as MTKLLIPCLLGILSLFLFACTPKVEVAAPSEPITINLNVKIQHEILVKVDKELDNLFKEEKGLF; from the coding sequence ATGACCAAGCTGCTGATTCCTTGTTTGCTCGGAATCCTTTCCCTGTTTCTTTTTGCCTGCACCCCCAAGGTGGAGGTTGCCGCGCCTTCTGAACCCATTACCATCAACCTCAACGTAAAAATACAACACGAGATCCTGGTCAAGGTGGATAAAGAACTGGATAATCTCTTCAAAGAAGAAAAAGGACTGTTCTAA
- a CDS encoding YdbH domain-containing protein, with amino-acid sequence MRILKRILKLALLTVLLTACALVVIRYFFADQLITAALQRAGATATSVHLAALGTDQVRFDFLNATFPLKKGTTLHIQTQQISLQYDLQRLLHNRKCDLLTIEEVALSQKGESKSTTSPALQLPEKITLLEDSIRVRLPIEKIILEKVVLRDNFPAQIKEGNIRLTASANGTALQAQATFQADQQTELFLDFHSPDAHHGTAELVGKQGEDEILRTKVNLQPDRLAGNINLLLQPINELFLRPLTAERNIPVPEGTLDGSFSLPLPLTPDAALQANLTVSDSNNHQIHLEASGTPDTRQASLLLFGKKGRQEFLKTDLTMQDQRIKGSYSLHCDQLRSFLAPYLPQALPAINGKFSGTVDAPLPGNQDNGFKAIIAASSFALPSLTASSAQISITGKLNGNDVHFDRDSTFHGSKLTLGGITIEECSLDLAGDFSRKGDQLLLDFANKQKIHIKSLKAGSTLIQEILLQSPERLRFDCNKTTWSFAKNTLHVAPLAIKVGSVDIKTGPLQCAFSALRSTNAGPEIITTLSSPSLTITTPQAEIPLKNVGGNFRLQKHIISSKLQANPERIPGKIQAEVEHNLTRAEGFFTLRTDNALDLDKEDITLAGLLNTWQFPFDLDKGSVHLETRGEWQKSHPFQLTLLANVKEGSGYFQKVLFENLNTQQDLMLLPELGSQREGKISVERVIGGLDVHKLSAKTALLSTQTGKQPVVQLRNLEAGLLQGTVSSPEIRYDLNTQQSNFTVNVSSVDLATIVELMKVKDMHATGKISGKIPVTIDDKKVSVEKGELYNEPPGGEISYAAPDAHLTGLSEYALKAVRDFRYTSLQSTAQYAPSGQLDLAVSLQGISPELDSSRPVHFNITIEQNLNTLLQGLRYSKGLSEKIDKRVQQRYR; translated from the coding sequence ATGCGTATCCTCAAACGCATCCTGAAACTCGCGCTCCTGACAGTCCTCCTTACCGCCTGCGCTCTGGTAGTGATCCGCTACTTCTTTGCTGACCAGCTTATCACAGCTGCTCTCCAGCGGGCCGGGGCCACAGCGACCTCTGTCCATCTTGCGGCTCTCGGAACCGATCAAGTCCGCTTTGATTTTCTCAACGCAACCTTTCCCCTGAAAAAGGGCACCACGCTCCATATCCAGACACAACAAATCAGCCTGCAATACGACCTGCAACGGCTGCTGCACAACAGAAAATGCGATCTGCTGACCATAGAGGAAGTGGCACTGAGCCAGAAGGGCGAGAGCAAGAGCACGACCTCCCCTGCCCTCCAGCTTCCCGAAAAGATCACCCTGCTGGAGGACAGCATCCGCGTCCGTTTGCCCATTGAAAAAATTATCCTGGAAAAGGTTGTTCTCCGGGATAATTTCCCGGCGCAAATCAAAGAGGGAAACATCCGCCTGACTGCCTCGGCCAACGGCACAGCATTGCAGGCCCAAGCCACCTTCCAGGCTGATCAACAAACAGAGCTCTTTCTGGATTTCCACAGCCCAGATGCCCATCATGGCACAGCTGAGCTCGTCGGGAAACAAGGCGAGGATGAAATACTGCGGACCAAAGTCAACCTCCAACCGGATAGATTAGCTGGCAACATTAACCTGCTGCTCCAGCCTATTAACGAACTCTTTCTTCGTCCCTTGACAGCAGAGAGGAATATCCCTGTACCGGAAGGCACCCTGGACGGTTCCTTCTCCTTACCGCTCCCTCTCACACCTGATGCTGCACTCCAGGCAAACCTGACTGTAAGCGACAGCAACAACCATCAGATCCACCTGGAGGCCAGCGGCACCCCTGATACCCGGCAAGCCAGCCTGCTGCTCTTCGGGAAGAAAGGCAGGCAGGAGTTCCTCAAGACCGACCTCACCATGCAGGATCAGCGCATCAAGGGCAGCTACTCCTTGCACTGTGACCAACTCCGCAGCTTCCTTGCCCCCTATCTGCCGCAGGCCCTTCCTGCTATCAACGGCAAATTCTCCGGCACAGTGGACGCCCCTCTGCCAGGGAATCAGGACAATGGATTCAAGGCAATAATCGCAGCCTCGTCGTTCGCCCTGCCCTCCCTTACCGCCTCTTCCGCCCAGATCTCCATCACAGGTAAGCTAAATGGCAATGACGTGCATTTTGATCGGGATTCGACCTTTCACGGCAGTAAATTGACCCTAGGGGGAATCACCATTGAGGAGTGCAGCCTTGATCTGGCCGGGGACTTCTCGCGCAAGGGCGATCAGCTCCTGCTCGACTTTGCAAACAAACAGAAGATCCACATCAAGTCCCTGAAGGCCGGTTCCACCCTTATCCAGGAGATCCTCCTCCAATCGCCGGAGCGACTGCGTTTTGATTGCAATAAGACAACATGGTCCTTTGCAAAGAACACCCTGCACGTAGCACCGCTTGCCATCAAGGTTGGCTCTGTGGATATCAAAACCGGTCCTCTGCAATGTGCTTTTTCAGCCCTCCGCAGCACCAATGCCGGACCAGAGATCATCACCACCCTCAGTAGCCCGAGCCTGACCATCACCACCCCACAAGCTGAGATCCCTCTGAAAAATGTTGGCGGAAATTTTCGCCTCCAAAAGCATATCATCAGTAGCAAGCTGCAAGCCAATCCAGAACGTATCCCCGGCAAGATACAGGCAGAGGTGGAACACAACCTGACGCGCGCAGAGGGTTTCTTTACCCTGCGCACAGACAATGCACTGGATTTGGATAAGGAAGATATCACCCTGGCGGGCCTGCTCAACACATGGCAATTTCCCTTTGATCTGGACAAGGGCTCAGTCCATCTGGAGACCCGAGGCGAATGGCAAAAAAGCCATCCCTTCCAACTCACCCTGCTTGCAAATGTTAAGGAGGGAAGTGGGTATTTTCAGAAAGTTCTCTTTGAAAACCTCAATACCCAGCAGGATCTTATGCTTCTCCCTGAATTAGGCTCACAGAGGGAAGGGAAGATATCTGTCGAACGAGTCATCGGTGGCCTTGATGTTCATAAACTGAGCGCCAAAACCGCTCTTTTGTCAACACAGACAGGTAAACAGCCTGTAGTGCAACTCAGGAATCTGGAAGCAGGACTCCTCCAGGGCACGGTGAGCAGTCCAGAAATACGCTATGATCTGAACACTCAGCAAAGTAACTTTACCGTGAACGTCAGCAGCGTGGATCTGGCCACTATAGTCGAGCTGATGAAGGTAAAAGATATGCACGCCACCGGCAAGATCAGCGGCAAGATCCCGGTCACTATCGATGATAAGAAGGTTTCTGTGGAGAAGGGGGAACTGTATAACGAGCCACCAGGTGGAGAAATCAGCTATGCAGCCCCGGACGCGCATCTTACCGGACTCTCTGAATATGCCCTCAAGGCGGTCAGGGATTTTCGCTATACCTCCTTGCAGAGTACAGCCCAATATGCTCCCTCGGGACAGCTTGATCTGGCGGTCAGTCTTCAGGGGATCAGCCCGGAACTGGACAGTAGCCGTCCGGTCCATTTCAACATTACTATCGAACAGAACCTCAATACCTTGCTCCAGGGATTACGGTACAGCAAAGGACTAAGCGAAAAGATAGATAAACGGGTGCAGCAGCGCTACAGGTGA